From Papilio machaon chromosome 2, ilPapMach1.1, whole genome shotgun sequence, the proteins below share one genomic window:
- the LOC106709274 gene encoding monocarboxylate transporter 3, which produces MVTGGRVEKNKMEINDSEDIADNNKWGYVVCFGTIITFIAGIGHVNSFGLIYNDFIIETNSTAKSLTTAHGVFAIMLAIGGLVLNMIIKKRSLRFGGLLGAFTLSVGSLLTILITNTNQLPITFGVLQGVGFGMMVPVCYSTLNYYYVKRRTQVMSGIKALQGFILMWYPQLIKLFMTEYGFRGTLLIISGISLHGLPGMAVMRPKPLRNFRTAKDTKNVGEQEDLLNVENGKLNALKLNDNKTENQRDNGKIKEIRHELWKLLNIKVLRDPVFYNICVGQSFVSFSDLTFFILLPMLLFQYKYTATQVATCVSITAAADVAGRCILAVISSIININTRLLYYIATFFTLIVRIVMLQLHEFVYIAVVTGILGVLRAWLHVASPLVIASHVPHGDFPGAYALSMLAAGIVNVVFAPFIGLVKDEYEDYVPAFYALVACCTPCLVFWPIEYLMTKK; this is translated from the exons ATGGTGACTGGTGGTCgtgttgaaaaaaataaaatggaaattaatGATAGTGAGGATATTgctgataataataaatgggGATACGTTGTTTGTTTTGGCACAATCATAACATTT ATTGCAGGAATTGGTCATGTGAATTCGTTTGgacttatttataatgatttcattattgaaacaaacTCTACGGCAAAGTCATTGACCACCGCACATGGAGTGTTCGCCATAATGCTCGCTATTGGAG GACTAGTCCTcaatatgataattaaaaaacgctCTTTAAGATTTGGTGGATTACTAGGAGCATTTACATTATCAGTTGGAtcattattaacaatattaataacaaatactaACCAACTGCCCATAACATTTGGAGTTCTGCAAGGCGTTGGTTTCGGAATGATGGTGCCGGTTTGTTattcaacattaaattattattacgtcAAGAGAAGAACGCAAGTAATGAGTGGTATAAAAGCACTGCAAGGATTTATTCTAATGTGGTATCCACAATTGATAAAGCTGTTTATGACAGAATACGGATTCAGAGGGACATTGTTAATAATATCAGGAATATCGTTGCACGGCTTACCAGGGATGGCTGTAATGAGGCCTAAGCCATTAAGAAATTTCCGAACcgcaa AAGACACCAAGAATGTTGGTGAACAAGAAGATTTATtgaatgttgaaaatggaaaGTTAAACGCGCTAAAactaaatgataataaaactgAAAACCAAAGAGACAACggcaaaataaaagaaattag acACGAATTGTGGAAATTACTCAATATAAAAGTGTTAAGAGATCCAGTTTTCTACAACATTTGTGTGGGACAGAGTTTTGTGAGCTTCTCTGATCTGACATTCTTCATTTTGCTGCCGATGCTTTTGTTTCAGTACAAATACACTGCg ACTCAAGTGGCAACATGCGTATCTATCACCGCGGCTGCTGACGTCGCTGGCCGCTGCATCCTCGCAGTGATCAgcagtattattaatattaatacaagacTTCTCTATTACATAGCCACGTTCTTCACACTTATAGTACGGATAG TAATGCTGCAGCTCCATGAGTTCGTTTATATCGCTGTTGTTACGGGTATACTGGGCGTACTCCGCGCGTGGCTGCACGTTGCCAGCCCGTTGGTGATAGCGAGTCATGTACCTCATGGCGACTTCCCCGGCGCTTACGCTCTAAGCATGTTAGCCGCTGGAATAGTGAACGTTGTCTTTGCACCGTTTATAG GTTTGGTCAAGGATGAATATGAAGACTACGTTCCGGCATTTTATGCTTTAGTGGCATGTTGTACTCCTTGTTTGGTATTCTGGCCAATAGAATATTTGATGACTAAAAAATAA